The segment GGAGTCATACAGTTCAACAAGCTATCACAAAAGTGAAGAGATAATATAAAGAACCAAAGACAATCAAATCATCAGTTTCGATTGAATTTTGTGGTAGAAAAGAGTAAATTTAGCCATTTCCACCTCCATGTCCACGTTGTCCATGGTTTCCTCGGCCGCTACCTGTGAACCGGAAGTGCATCTCTCTAGCTTTTTCTGATGGCTTAACTGGTCTTTCTCGAAGGGTTCTTTTCCCAGAAGGTGTCATAAGATCCATCGAGTTCGTCTCTGAGGTAAAACCCACTgggtcttcttcttcctcttgcaAATATATCAACAAGGCAAACTTGTTTGAGCCTAAAACAAGTCGAGCTATTCCGCTACTTTCTCTTTGGACCGCTGGAGGTACTTGAGCTATCGGAGTATCAGTGATTGGCAAGGATCGAGTGGACTCCATACTCGGAGACACAACAACTtcattaatacaaataaaagTAGGAGAAACATACATGTTCTCAAGTTCGTAACAGTAGCTAAAGAAATCAGGTCTTCCACATTAGCAGAAGTAACGGGTTCAAACATATTTGATTCATTACATGTATCATGATGACTGATTGGTGGAGATATCATGGTGCTGACTGATTTTGTTGAGGTAGCAATTGCAAACTGATTTACAGCATTATCTGCTGCAGACGGTGAGATAAACTCAATTACCTCTGGAGTAGAAATAATTGCAGCTTGAGATTTAGATGTTGCTATTGAGATAACACTTTCACCAGTAGTGGTGACTGAAGCTTTAAAACTTGAATCTGGTTCACTTAAAAGGCAAAGTAGGAAAAGGTTTGGACAGTGAGACATCATCTGAAGCAATGTCAGCATTAGTGGAGGGCTTATCTTGttgtcttggaggaagcttaCGTAGGCAGCGAGAAGCTTTGTGTCCCAAAAGACCGCAATTAGAAAATTTAGATGGCAGTCATGAGTATAACACATCAACCATAGTGATAGAGCCACTCTCATTCTTAATAGGACTCAAAATAGGAGACCTAACGGCCGCCGCCCGACTGAACATCGAGATGAGACTAGGAAAGATGGTCCGAAGAATCTCGATAGTAGTTCCATGAACAATCCTTTGCCGATAGGCGAAACGGCGAACTGATCGACTTGCATGCATGTGTAGGCGCCAGTCTTCTTCATCTGCCTTATTTAACTTTACTTGTACAAGGATCTGTGTAGGGTCGAGCCAAGGTTTGCTAGTAAGCATCGGAGCTCTATAAGAACAGCTCTAACGGGCATATATTGATGGTATTTGGTctgttgaaaaaaataaataatgaaaaatagGAAAGAGAAATCtataagagcatcattatcccaAAACCCCTAAAAGGGtctcttaattaatttttaataatttttaaagtgtAAAAGTGAGTTAAGAGACTTAGAAAGAGATTTGAACATTTAAGTGGTTTATTGCAAGTATCTTAATTAtgggttcttaaaaaaaattataaaacacttTCATTACAACAAACTTTACCACAATGCACAATCAAAAAACTTCAAATTGATCAATGATATTGAACTAACCAGTAGCTATTGGTTTCTATGTGGAAAAGGAAGCGATGAAAGCGTGTACTCGAGCAGTGTCCAGAACAAACATAGAAGATGAagaatatataatcaaaaaggTAAACCAAAACTCAAGACTACTTATTCTAAAAAGACGTGAAACAAACCTCAGGCACAAGTCCAAGAACACCTGAAACGAAAACGAAACCGTTGGCTTTGATGGCCTGAGAGTATGGTCCTACAGTAGGTGGTGCTTTATCTGTAGACACAACTTCCTTCTTACCTGAACATTTTTAGATTCAACACTATCACACACAGACCCAAGACAACTAATAACtagtagtatatatatagacaCAGATTTATAGTAGTATATATTTAGAGACAGATTTAGAGAGATAAATGTAggtgaagacgaagaagaatatCACTGATATGGACAAAGTCTCAAGGGTGTCTTGCATTGAGGAAAACAAAAATTCACTTACATATGAGAGTACAAAGGCACAAGGAAACTAAAACAGGACCGAACTGGAGTTTTACGATTTGGTATCTTTGCAGACCAGAAGAATGGTGTTTTCAGTGTAATAAACTTGCCTTTAGATTGCAAGTTTTCAGGTTGATTGGACTCATGGTTCTGATTGATCTCGTTGATCAACAGCCGGTTCTGATCCAAAATGTCTTGAACATTCACAaagctcttctggaaactctgcAGCTCTTGAACATTCACAAAGCTCCATTTTTTTCCCACCAAGATCAAAATTATATTCCTGTAAGATGCAATAACAT is part of the Brassica rapa cultivar Chiifu-401-42 chromosome A09, CAAS_Brap_v3.01, whole genome shotgun sequence genome and harbors:
- the LOC103839637 gene encoding uncharacterized protein LOC103839637 codes for the protein MSKFITGESKFEQNLMRLQNPMSNWNIILILVGKKWSFVNVQELQSFQKSFVNVQDILDQNRLLINEINQNHESNQPENLQSKGKKEVVSTDKAPPTVGPYSQAIKANGFVFVSGVLGLVPETKYHQYMPVRAVLIELRCLLANLGSTLHRSLYK